CATATTAACTAACATCTTTGCACATTCAATTACATAATTACTTCTATAACCAAAACCTAAACTTCTTaaatcattttcttttaattttgaTATCACTTGTATTTTGGGGAATTCATAAAAGTGAAATGTTTTTTGATTCCTCTCTTCTTTTAATGTTGTTTTTAATgattcataaaatattttattatctttgCTTAACATTTCAAGATCCTTCTTTTCTATCTTATTAACTTcatttttgtataaaatattgaacattttattttgttttttatttctctTATCTTCTTTTGTGACAGATAATGTGtcattatatatgtttacattatcattaatatcGTTCCCTTGTCCTATTTCATTGTCTGCATTATATGTATCCAACATTTCTTTCTTCACTCGACaacttttattattttctatctctctctcttttttaattcttacacctatatcatttatttgaCTAACtccattttttattttacactctccattttttattttacactctccattttttattttacactctccattttttattttaaactcttcattttttattttacactcgccattttttatttctccctttatatttataccATACCCATTGTGCTCATTGGAATCATCGTCAAGTTTTAACTTGATGATATTATTGCCATCTACATTTTGATCATCCCTCTTAATTATGATATCACCATTTTTAAATACGACTGTTGCAATAAATTTACCGTAACGTCTTCTTAAAGAATCTATCATTAATGTAATTCTtggtatattattatttgttgaACATAAGAATGAAAAAAACGATTCCACAGGATCCGTTTTTAATATTCTCAGACCTGTCATTTTATTAGTTATTTCTTTCATTCTTTggtctttttttttccatatttcgatattttcatttaaaggaaaatgtaaattaaaaaagttataaacttcattatgatgattattactttttcttttcttcaGGATATTCTTATCATCCTTATTACTATATCCTGTACATgtcatattattattactatcattataattatcactatcattatcatcatcatataaacattgataaaatatatcttcttccgtttctttaaataaatatatttttttaatatttaatataccaatatacatatttttttccacttcattaaaacaaaattcTTGCCCAATTAATAAACAgtattttaattttaaatcATTCGTTGAAACATCTAGTTTTATCCATCtcttttcataattttttataataataggagaattatttataacactactatatacattttt
Above is a genomic segment from Plasmodium reichenowi strain SY57 chromosome 9, whole genome shotgun sequence containing:
- a CDS encoding N-glycosylase/DNA lyase, putative; its protein translation is MNIYNHVLLIITLKNIYTCKYINKVIQNNISKFILYKDKRIISEFAHNINKKYNFRIKKKNCNKIQEREKKKRRYIYGEKIKNGYPNFITLKFSYINNYNMIKKKNKVLSEGLSNKMRNVKRIRDKVKLDSLNEENKMKNVYSSVINNSPIIIKNYEKRWIKLDVSTNDLKLKYCLLIGQEFCFNEVEKNMYIGILNIKKIYLFKETEEDIFYQCLYDDDNDSDNYNDSNNNMTCTGYSNKDDKNILKKRKSNNHHNEVYNFFNLHFPLNENIEIWKKKDQRMKEITNKMTGLRILKTDPVESFFSFLCSTNNNIPRITLMIDSLRRRYGKFIATVVFKNGDIIIKRDDQNVDGNNIIKLKLDDDSNEHNGYGINIKGEIKNGECKIKNEEFKIKNGECKIKNGECKIKNGECKIKNGVSQINDIGVRIKKEREIENNKSCRVKKEMLDTYNADNEIGQGNDINDNVNIYNDTLSVTKEDKRNKKQNKMFNILYKNEVNKIEKKDLEMLSKDNKIFYESLKTTLKEERNQKTFHFYEFPKIQVISKLKENDLRSLGFGYRSNYVIECAKMLVNMGEEEWIENLKNEEKTKTCIDKLIQFPGIGLKVANCICLFGLNKYDCIPIDTHIYDIIYKYYNNFIEPLNKSNKKNKTIKNANDNNNNNNNNNNIKNIQNNVLSNKTNIITDKKHINKKLLSTTIKKKKTLTNSLYVILYNKLRNLFGPNCGWAQTILFASELKKFSHVFE